A region from the Myxococcales bacterium genome encodes:
- a CDS encoding beta-ketoacyl-ACP synthase III has product MTSIAITGTGLYAPADVVSNDELVASFNAYAAAENERNAALIASGAAVAIEPSSSEFVFKASGIARRHVVDRRGVLDPKIMAPRIAERDNDQHSLQCEMSIAAARQALDEARRDAEGVDAVIVACSNLQRPYPAVAVEVQEALGARGFAFDMNVACSSATFAISMARDFIAQGSARRVLVVNPEICSAHLNFRDRESHFIFGDACTAVLVEALDGCRAASPFEILSTRLVTKFSSAIRNNMGFLSRAAPERRDDADKLFVQQGRKVFKEVSPMVADLIGDHLDETGIDRAQVRRMWLHQANLTMNQWIARKVLGRDVSAEEAPSELAEYGNTSSCGSIIAFHSHKTGLSRGDVGVICSFGAGYSAGSVLVAAR; this is encoded by the coding sequence ATGACCTCCATCGCCATCACCGGCACCGGACTCTACGCGCCCGCCGACGTTGTCTCCAACGATGAGCTCGTCGCGTCGTTCAACGCCTACGCCGCCGCGGAAAACGAGAGGAACGCTGCCCTCATCGCGAGCGGCGCGGCGGTCGCCATCGAGCCTTCAAGCTCGGAGTTCGTATTCAAGGCGTCGGGCATCGCGAGGCGCCATGTCGTCGACCGCCGCGGCGTGCTCGACCCCAAGATCATGGCCCCGCGCATCGCCGAGCGGGACAACGATCAGCATTCGCTGCAGTGCGAGATGTCGATCGCGGCCGCGCGGCAGGCCCTTGATGAGGCGCGGCGCGACGCCGAGGGCGTCGACGCGGTCATCGTGGCGTGCTCGAACCTGCAACGCCCCTACCCCGCCGTGGCCGTCGAAGTTCAGGAGGCGCTCGGTGCCCGCGGCTTCGCCTTCGACATGAACGTCGCGTGCTCGTCGGCCACCTTCGCCATCTCGATGGCACGGGACTTCATCGCGCAGGGCAGCGCGCGACGCGTCCTCGTCGTCAATCCCGAGATCTGCTCGGCCCACCTCAACTTCCGCGATCGCGAGAGCCACTTCATCTTCGGCGACGCGTGCACCGCCGTGCTCGTTGAAGCGCTCGACGGCTGTCGTGCGGCGTCGCCCTTCGAGATCTTGTCGACGCGACTCGTCACCAAGTTCTCCAGCGCCATTCGAAACAACATGGGCTTCTTGAGCCGCGCGGCGCCAGAACGCCGCGACGACGCCGACAAACTCTTCGTTCAGCAGGGCCGCAAGGTCTTCAAGGAGGTCTCGCCCATGGTCGCCGACCTCATCGGCGACCACCTCGACGAGACGGGCATCGACCGGGCGCAGGTTCGGCGCATGTGGCTCCATCAGGCCAACCTGACCATGAACCAGTGGATCGCGCGAAAGGTCCTCGGCCGCGACGTGAGCGCCGAAGAGGCTCCTTCTGAGCTGGCCGAATACGGCAACACGAGCTCTTGCGGTTCGATCATCGCGTTCCACTCGCACAAAACCGGCCTCTCGCGGGGCGACGTCGGCGTCATCTGCTCGTTCGGCGCAGGCTATTCCGCGGGGAGTGTCCTCGTGGCCGCGCGCTAG
- a CDS encoding DUF481 domain-containing protein encodes MLLGFRLLAGAALLAAAPLATAAEPPDAKALAPAAKAPDDAPVVGKAPDDGTVIAVSSGGMLTSGNSRVLAVTASGVFESRFGRNAAGASLLGNYGHGAAPGSPVAATAQNIQGRLRYDRYAIDRASVFLLLTGRHDRFQGLDFRFNVDPGLKVLFVKDTTSAFWGEAGYDLQHDVRRDDARVVLDGDKTPVLDGGGHPVRVDKTLTDHSSRLFVGYRRAFNREVTLTLGLEHLQSVIASTRWRMNFDALLAARIVGGLAFGFGFGARYDHAPLPGKADMDTTMTASLIFAFSDLPRAKDKTAPCPACPPLTLPPPPPPQFEPAAETTRAP; translated from the coding sequence ATGCTCCTTGGCTTTCGTCTTCTTGCGGGTGCGGCGCTGCTCGCGGCGGCTCCCCTAGCCACGGCGGCGGAGCCGCCCGACGCGAAGGCTTTGGCGCCAGCCGCCAAGGCCCCCGACGACGCCCCCGTCGTCGGCAAGGCGCCCGACGACGGAACCGTGATCGCTGTGTCTTCCGGCGGCATGCTGACGAGCGGAAACTCGCGCGTCCTCGCCGTGACCGCGAGCGGCGTGTTCGAGTCGCGCTTCGGAAGAAACGCCGCCGGCGCGTCCCTGCTGGGCAACTACGGCCACGGCGCGGCGCCGGGGAGCCCCGTCGCGGCCACAGCGCAGAACATCCAAGGGCGCCTTCGATACGATCGGTACGCCATCGATCGGGCGAGCGTGTTCCTCTTGCTCACCGGTCGCCATGACCGCTTCCAGGGTCTCGACTTCCGGTTCAACGTTGACCCCGGCCTGAAGGTCCTCTTCGTCAAGGACACGACGTCAGCGTTTTGGGGTGAGGCCGGCTACGACCTGCAGCACGACGTCAGGCGCGACGACGCGCGCGTCGTGCTCGACGGCGACAAGACCCCAGTGCTCGATGGCGGCGGTCATCCGGTGCGCGTCGACAAGACGCTAACGGATCACTCGTCACGCCTCTTCGTGGGCTACCGCCGCGCCTTCAACCGAGAGGTCACGCTGACGTTGGGGCTTGAGCACCTGCAGAGCGTCATCGCGAGCACCAGGTGGCGGATGAACTTCGACGCGCTCCTCGCGGCAAGGATCGTCGGGGGCTTGGCCTTCGGTTTTGGCTTCGGCGCTCGATACGATCACGCGCCATTGCCGGGCAAGGCCGACATGGACACAACGATGACGGCGAGCCTCATCTTCGCGTTCAGCGACCTGCCCAGAGCGAAAGACAAGACCGCGCCTTGCCCTGCGTGCCCGCCCCTCACGCTGCCGCCGCCGCCGCCGCCACAATTCGAGCCCGCGGCCGAGACAACGCGCGCTCCTTAG
- a CDS encoding GNAT family N-acetyltransferase, whose product MRELRDVRELEAHLDALYKLQHEALEDNGYVAPAFLLPLLRQFEGPSTRILTVWNDTTRELVLVMPVTRLSPSRRVPLPALSTFTTPHGRMMQPIVHGAYAAAALRALWDWIEAPERPWHLVLLEHVWDESPFYRLLRAELQHRGSPLLTREATLRPVLQRRASFDAYLGELAAARRKGYRRKLRDLEKRGRVSVHVHRDLARDPALATRFMEIERRGWKGAAGTALAAAPRDRAFFTECVARSAARGELYAVELQLDGVAIAMSVNFLVGETLFAFKIGFDEAFADYSPGILVELEGLRHLHEQQVANVVETGSAVGSYVESYFFDRRRMQWLWTPTRRPSGRALITLFPVAQRFRAGALAALARLRTATSRAV is encoded by the coding sequence GTGCGCGAGCTCCGGGACGTTCGCGAGCTCGAGGCTCACCTCGATGCATTGTACAAGCTGCAGCACGAGGCCCTGGAAGACAACGGCTACGTGGCGCCAGCGTTCCTCCTGCCACTGCTGCGGCAGTTCGAAGGCCCAAGCACGCGCATCCTGACAGTCTGGAACGACACGACTCGCGAGCTCGTCTTGGTGATGCCGGTGACGCGCCTGTCGCCGTCTCGGCGCGTGCCACTGCCGGCGCTCTCAACGTTCACGACCCCGCACGGCCGAATGATGCAGCCCATCGTGCACGGCGCGTACGCCGCAGCGGCGCTTCGGGCCCTGTGGGACTGGATCGAGGCTCCGGAGCGCCCCTGGCACCTCGTTCTTCTCGAGCACGTCTGGGACGAGTCACCGTTCTACCGGCTGCTGCGAGCCGAACTTCAGCACCGCGGCTCGCCGCTCTTGACGCGCGAAGCGACCCTGCGGCCAGTGCTGCAGCGGCGCGCGTCGTTCGACGCGTACCTCGGAGAGCTCGCGGCGGCGCGACGCAAAGGGTACCGGCGCAAGCTGCGTGACCTCGAGAAACGCGGCAGGGTCAGCGTGCACGTGCATCGGGATCTCGCACGCGACCCTGCGCTCGCGACGCGCTTCATGGAGATCGAGCGGAGGGGATGGAAAGGCGCGGCCGGCACGGCGCTCGCGGCGGCGCCGCGGGACCGCGCCTTCTTCACCGAGTGCGTGGCCCGCTCCGCGGCTCGCGGCGAACTGTACGCTGTAGAGCTCCAGCTCGACGGCGTGGCCATCGCGATGTCGGTGAACTTCCTCGTCGGGGAGACGCTCTTCGCCTTCAAGATCGGCTTCGACGAGGCCTTCGCCGACTACTCTCCCGGCATCTTGGTCGAGCTCGAAGGGCTACGGCACCTGCACGAGCAACAGGTGGCGAACGTCGTCGAGACCGGAAGCGCGGTCGGCTCATACGTGGAGAGCTATTTCTTCGACCGACGCCGAATGCAGTGGTTGTGGACCCCCACGAGGCGTCCTTCGGGACGAGCCCTCATCACGCTATTCCCCGTGGCTCAACGCTTCCGCGCGGGGGCGTTGGCTGCGCTCGCACGGTTGCGGACCGCTACGAGCCGCGCCGTCTGA
- a CDS encoding serine/threonine protein kinase codes for MTSKGPDPRDQMQRRVGQTLANKWTIDRLIDTGGMAAVFAATHRNGKRVAIKMLLPAFAEQEEVRARFLREGYVANQVEHPDAVSVLDDDVTADGAPFLVMDLLEGESMEQWIERSAGTLPVPDVLAVADQALDVLGAFHQRGVVHRDIKPANLFLTKSGVVKVLDFGLARLRDAPGFAQTGAGIVLGTASYMAPEQAQGKSGEVEARSDVFAVGAVMFRALAGRTIHPGKTQMERLIAAMKHRAPSLGEVAPHIPTWVVGVVDKALAFDKRERWADAAEMRKAVRSTFAQLKEEAARVRPALSGAPAPPSAAEASLALSAIFDALVEPSIIVDTSFGDTEAKEGE; via the coding sequence ATGACGAGCAAAGGGCCCGATCCGCGGGATCAGATGCAGCGGCGCGTCGGTCAAACGCTCGCCAACAAGTGGACCATCGATCGGCTCATCGACACCGGCGGCATGGCGGCGGTCTTCGCGGCGACCCACCGCAACGGCAAGCGCGTCGCCATCAAGATGTTGCTCCCTGCGTTCGCAGAGCAGGAAGAGGTTCGCGCGCGCTTCCTCCGCGAGGGTTATGTCGCCAACCAGGTCGAGCACCCCGACGCCGTGAGCGTCCTCGACGACGACGTGACGGCCGACGGCGCGCCGTTCTTGGTCATGGACCTGCTCGAGGGCGAGTCGATGGAGCAGTGGATTGAACGAAGCGCCGGCACCCTCCCGGTGCCCGACGTCTTGGCGGTGGCCGACCAAGCGCTCGACGTGCTCGGCGCCTTTCACCAGCGCGGCGTCGTCCATCGCGACATCAAACCGGCCAACTTGTTTCTGACGAAGAGCGGCGTCGTGAAGGTGCTCGACTTCGGGCTCGCTCGCCTGCGCGACGCTCCCGGCTTCGCGCAGACCGGCGCTGGCATCGTGCTGGGGACCGCGTCGTACATGGCGCCCGAACAGGCGCAAGGCAAGAGCGGTGAGGTCGAGGCCCGAAGCGACGTCTTCGCCGTTGGCGCCGTGATGTTTCGCGCCCTCGCGGGGCGCACCATTCATCCCGGCAAGACGCAAATGGAGCGTCTCATTGCGGCGATGAAGCATCGTGCGCCGTCGCTCGGAGAGGTGGCACCGCACATTCCCACGTGGGTCGTGGGCGTCGTCGACAAGGCGCTCGCCTTCGACAAGCGTGAGCGTTGGGCCGACGCCGCCGAGATGCGAAAGGCAGTTCGCTCGACGTTCGCTCAGCTGAAGGAGGAGGCGGCGCGCGTGAGGCCTGCCTTAAGCGGAGCCCCGGCGCCGCCTTCCGCTGCAGAGGCGTCGCTGGCGCTCAGCGCGATCTTCGACGCGTTGGTCGAACCGAGCATCATCGTCGATACGTCGTTCGGTGACACCGAGGCGAAAGAGGGCGAATAG
- a CDS encoding chloride channel protein, translating into MRPGALPPGQRVRSLFGLAGPGAPLELEVLGRVLLHAALVGLAGGVAGSLFFVALEAVQHALLEVTTGYIPLLAHGEEVLTIVRRPEFRPWLLVFVPALGALAAGFISWRFAPETFGGGTDAIISAFHHRGGEVRSRVPLLKALTTLLTLGTGGSGGREGPTMLIGGGIGSLIGRLLRVTERERRVLLVAGAAAGISAVFRTPLGAALLAVEVLHRDDFESDALVPSVLASVVSYSVFISLFGESTLFAHGRYPFIPAHLPLYALLAAVICVFAATFCGMLSAVARVAKAMRVPLWLKPAIGGLALGAFATTILLLVGPSVGREGQGLGILGGGYGAAQAAITGASWLPGGSRDVQLLVLLALAKMIATSLSVGSGGSAGDFGPSLVVGGLVGGAFGRAAQLVLQDPRIEPGAFALVGMATFYGGIAHAPLASLVMICELTGSYDLLVPLMLAEGIAFVALRRRTLYTAQVPTRRDSPAHREELIFDVLRGVPTLEVVDRTRAFVAFNQKDSARDIVRQIAEATTQEVFPVRDNGGILLGMIDADVLRTIAADRELEAMTVADDLMRAPASVRDTDDLHTALELMLSQHLREVLVVDASGGIVGLLDESEIVQSYRRLAGRRDPA; encoded by the coding sequence ATGAGACCGGGCGCGTTGCCGCCGGGACAACGCGTGCGGTCTCTCTTCGGCCTCGCCGGTCCAGGCGCGCCTCTCGAGCTCGAGGTCCTTGGTCGTGTTCTCCTCCACGCAGCGCTCGTGGGCCTTGCGGGGGGCGTGGCGGGGTCGCTCTTCTTCGTGGCGCTCGAGGCAGTGCAACACGCCTTGCTCGAGGTGACGACGGGCTACATACCGCTCCTGGCGCACGGGGAAGAGGTCCTCACAATCGTTCGCCGCCCGGAGTTTCGTCCGTGGCTTCTCGTCTTCGTGCCAGCGCTCGGGGCGCTGGCCGCAGGGTTCATCTCCTGGCGCTTTGCACCAGAGACGTTTGGCGGCGGAACCGACGCGATCATTTCGGCCTTCCATCACCGGGGCGGTGAGGTTCGCTCGCGCGTCCCCCTGCTGAAAGCCCTGACGACGCTGCTCACGTTGGGAACGGGCGGCTCCGGCGGCCGCGAGGGGCCCACCATGCTCATCGGCGGCGGCATCGGCTCGCTCATCGGCCGACTTCTGAGGGTAACGGAGCGGGAGCGTCGCGTGCTCCTCGTCGCCGGAGCCGCCGCCGGGATCTCTGCCGTTTTCCGCACGCCGCTCGGCGCCGCGCTGCTCGCGGTCGAAGTGCTTCATCGCGACGACTTTGAGTCCGACGCGCTCGTGCCGTCCGTGCTCGCGAGCGTCGTCTCGTACTCGGTGTTCATTTCGCTCTTCGGCGAGAGCACCCTCTTCGCGCACGGACGTTATCCTTTCATACCGGCTCACCTCCCGCTCTACGCTCTCCTAGCGGCGGTTATCTGCGTGTTCGCTGCGACCTTCTGCGGGATGTTGTCGGCGGTCGCGCGGGTAGCCAAGGCGATGCGAGTGCCGCTCTGGCTCAAGCCGGCCATTGGAGGGCTCGCGCTCGGCGCTTTTGCGACGACCATCCTGCTGCTCGTTGGCCCGTCGGTTGGCCGTGAGGGGCAGGGACTCGGCATTCTTGGGGGCGGCTACGGCGCGGCGCAGGCGGCCATTACGGGGGCCTCGTGGTTGCCCGGGGGTAGCCGTGACGTGCAGCTCCTCGTGCTGCTCGCGCTCGCAAAAATGATCGCCACAAGCCTCTCCGTAGGAAGCGGCGGGAGTGCCGGCGACTTTGGCCCATCGCTCGTTGTCGGCGGCCTCGTTGGCGGCGCATTTGGTCGCGCAGCGCAGCTCGTCCTTCAAGATCCGCGCATCGAACCGGGAGCCTTTGCCCTCGTGGGGATGGCCACCTTCTACGGAGGCATCGCCCACGCGCCGCTCGCGTCTCTCGTGATGATTTGCGAGCTTACCGGCAGCTACGACCTGCTCGTTCCGCTCATGCTCGCCGAGGGCATCGCCTTCGTGGCGCTTCGCCGGCGTACGCTCTACACAGCGCAAGTGCCGACGCGCCGCGATTCGCCGGCGCACCGCGAAGAGCTCATCTTCGACGTGCTTCGCGGCGTGCCCACCCTCGAGGTGGTGGACCGCACGCGTGCGTTCGTCGCGTTCAATCAGAAGGACTCGGCGCGGGACATCGTGCGCCAGATCGCCGAAGCCACCACGCAAGAGGTGTTTCCCGTTCGGGACAACGGCGGCATTCTCCTCGGAATGATCGACGCTGACGTGCTGCGGACGATCGCTGCCGATCGAGAGCTGGAAGCGATGACCGTCGCGGACGATCTCATGCGGGCTCCGGCGTCGGTGCGTGACACCGACGATCTCCACACGGCGCTGGAGTTGATGCTCAGCCAACATCTCCGCGAGGTCCTCGTGGTGGATGCCTCCGGTGGCATCGTAGGGCTCCTCGATGAGAGCGAGATCGTGCAGAGCTACCGGCGCCTCGCAGGTCGACGCGACCCGGCGTAG
- a CDS encoding NnrS family protein has product MRLALLQKGFRPFFLLASLHGVVVALVWVLALRGVLTPGGEGGAQLWHAHEMLFGFTSAVIAGFLLTAVGNWTGRETATGPLLAGLAALWLLGRMVTAFERHLPALASVLDLAFLPALALVLARPLLAVKNRRNFVMLAVLASLWGAELWTHFGGSLRGGTRAGVLLAVDVVVVLLVIISGRVIPMFTRNATRDETIRGRPVLDVLSILAVVLVFVADASGVPDGGTRAVAGVAAALLVARSHSWGALRAVKVPLLWILHVGHGFIPIGLALRAAGGSVPPSVGTHALTVGAIGCLTLGMMARVALGHTGRLLEPSRAVVVAFVLMIGAALARVVGVLFAPGRHATWVAVAGVLWAAAFALYFVTYLPVCMNARVDGKAG; this is encoded by the coding sequence GTGCGCCTTGCCCTCCTTCAGAAAGGGTTTCGTCCGTTCTTCCTCTTGGCGTCGCTCCACGGCGTCGTCGTCGCGCTCGTCTGGGTGCTCGCGCTGCGCGGAGTGCTGACGCCCGGCGGCGAGGGTGGCGCCCAGCTTTGGCATGCCCACGAGATGCTCTTCGGCTTCACGAGCGCCGTTATCGCCGGCTTCTTGCTGACCGCCGTCGGCAATTGGACGGGACGCGAGACGGCGACGGGACCTCTCTTGGCAGGGCTGGCGGCACTGTGGCTTCTCGGGCGGATGGTCACGGCCTTCGAGCGACACCTCCCGGCGCTGGCGAGCGTGCTCGACTTGGCGTTCCTCCCGGCGCTCGCCTTGGTCCTCGCGCGGCCTCTCTTGGCGGTCAAGAACCGGAGGAACTTCGTGATGCTCGCGGTGCTTGCGTCGTTGTGGGGAGCCGAGCTTTGGACGCACTTCGGCGGCAGTCTTCGCGGCGGCACGCGGGCCGGCGTGCTCCTCGCCGTCGACGTCGTCGTCGTGCTGCTGGTCATCATTTCTGGACGCGTCATCCCCATGTTCACGCGCAATGCGACCCGCGACGAAACCATCCGCGGTCGACCAGTGCTCGATGTGCTTTCGATCTTAGCGGTGGTCCTCGTCTTCGTCGCCGACGCATCTGGGGTCCCCGACGGCGGCACGCGCGCGGTAGCGGGAGTCGCCGCCGCGCTGCTCGTTGCACGTTCTCACTCGTGGGGTGCGCTGCGGGCTGTCAAGGTGCCGCTCCTGTGGATTCTCCACGTGGGCCACGGCTTCATTCCCATCGGCCTGGCGCTAAGGGCCGCCGGCGGCAGCGTGCCTCCCTCCGTCGGCACCCACGCGCTGACGGTTGGTGCCATCGGCTGCCTCACGCTCGGCATGATGGCGCGCGTTGCGCTGGGGCACACGGGGCGGCTGCTCGAACCGTCGCGTGCGGTCGTGGTGGCTTTCGTCCTCATGATCGGTGCCGCGCTGGCACGTGTCGTTGGTGTGCTCTTCGCCCCCGGCCGTCATGCCACGTGGGTCGCCGTCGCGGGAGTCCTCTGGGCTGCCGCGTTCGCGTTGTACTTCGTGACCTACTTGCCCGTGTGCATGAACGCGCGCGTCGACGGCAAGGCCGGCTGA
- a CDS encoding high-potential iron-sulfur protein, with protein MATVLIAPSALLGCGKKSLTCTDTAGLSADEVNMRTVLGYVDLSGDPAKPCSTCQLYKPAAPDQCGGCQIMKGPVHPAGTCKSWAKKA; from the coding sequence ATGGCGACCGTTCTCATCGCGCCTTCCGCACTGCTCGGCTGCGGGAAGAAGTCATTGACCTGCACAGACACGGCGGGCCTCTCGGCAGACGAGGTGAACATGAGGACCGTGCTTGGGTACGTCGACTTGAGCGGCGATCCGGCGAAGCCGTGTTCGACCTGCCAGCTCTACAAGCCGGCAGCACCGGACCAGTGCGGCGGCTGCCAAATCATGAAGGGGCCGGTGCACCCGGCTGGCACCTGCAAATCATGGGCGAAGAAGGCGTAG
- a CDS encoding SCO family protein, translating to MSRIGFFLGLVLLVGCNKSVAKSDGAPAPAPSASPAAMAQASPSESAVGVLPTLDVVRGVSIYALPSPFVDQDGASSKIDAFRGQITLVAMFFASCPQACPRLINNTKAIEAALTPKEREGLRVLLITIDPENDTPDVLRGVVKRFGLDAGRWKLLTGKDDDIRDAAAVLGVKYREMDGTLNHSSVITLLDREGRIDARYDGIADTRAAASARIRELLAKR from the coding sequence ATGAGCCGAATCGGCTTCTTCTTGGGTCTCGTCCTCCTCGTCGGCTGCAACAAGTCGGTGGCGAAGTCGGACGGAGCGCCGGCTCCGGCTCCGTCGGCGTCTCCGGCGGCGATGGCGCAGGCGTCGCCCTCCGAGAGCGCGGTCGGTGTCCTGCCGACGCTCGACGTCGTTCGAGGCGTGTCGATCTACGCGCTGCCTTCGCCGTTTGTCGACCAGGACGGCGCATCGTCGAAGATCGACGCGTTTCGCGGGCAGATCACCTTGGTCGCCATGTTCTTTGCGTCGTGCCCGCAGGCCTGTCCGCGGCTCATCAACAACACGAAAGCGATCGAAGCCGCCCTAACTCCGAAGGAGCGCGAGGGGCTTCGCGTCCTGCTCATCACAATCGACCCGGAGAACGACACGCCAGACGTGCTGCGGGGCGTGGTCAAGCGTTTTGGACTCGACGCGGGCCGATGGAAGCTGCTCACGGGCAAAGACGATGATATCCGCGACGCCGCCGCGGTCCTGGGGGTGAAGTACCGGGAGATGGACGGGACGTTGAATCACTCGTCTGTCATTACGCTGCTCGACCGCGAGGGGCGCATCGACGCTCGCTACGACGGCATCGCCGACACGCGAGCCGCCGCATCGGCGCGCATCCGCGAGCTCTTGGCGAAGCGTTGA
- a CDS encoding formylglycine-generating enzyme family protein, whose amino-acid sequence MLSPLVLTLLALASADMRRVGPAVYRPFYPASPKEAEIPMPAFDLDRLPVTNASYLGFVRAHPVWRRGSVDRLFADAGYLASWASPDELGKGLVPEAPVVEVSWFAAKAYCAARGARLPTESEWELAAMASEKAPDAREDVAWRARIVDWYSRPAKALAPVGSTPPNYWGVQDLHGVVWEWVLDFNSTLVSADSRESGDKDKMRFCGAGALSATDKTDYPSFMRIAMRSSLRGDYTTKTLGFRCARTAPRGDAGATGKGPRR is encoded by the coding sequence GTGTTGTCGCCGCTGGTTCTCACGCTCCTGGCGCTTGCGAGCGCCGACATGCGACGCGTGGGGCCAGCGGTGTATCGCCCCTTCTACCCGGCGAGCCCGAAGGAGGCAGAGATCCCGATGCCGGCCTTCGACCTCGATCGATTGCCGGTGACGAACGCCAGCTACTTGGGCTTCGTCCGGGCTCACCCGGTCTGGCGTCGCGGCTCCGTCGACCGCCTCTTCGCCGACGCCGGATACCTCGCGTCGTGGGCCTCGCCCGATGAGCTAGGCAAGGGCCTCGTCCCCGAAGCGCCGGTCGTGGAGGTGAGCTGGTTCGCTGCAAAGGCCTACTGCGCAGCGCGCGGTGCGCGTCTTCCAACGGAGAGCGAGTGGGAGCTTGCCGCCATGGCCAGCGAGAAGGCTCCCGACGCACGTGAGGATGTGGCGTGGCGCGCACGCATCGTCGACTGGTACTCGCGACCGGCGAAGGCGCTCGCACCCGTCGGGAGCACTCCACCGAACTACTGGGGCGTCCAAGACCTTCACGGCGTGGTTTGGGAGTGGGTGCTCGACTTCAACAGCACCCTCGTCAGCGCCGACAGCCGCGAGAGCGGCGACAAGGACAAAATGCGCTTCTGCGGCGCCGGCGCCCTCTCGGCGACCGACAAGACCGACTATCCGAGCTTCATGCGCATCGCCATGCGGAGCTCCCTCCGCGGCGATTACACAACCAAGACGCTCGGCTTTCGCTGCGCACGCACCGCGCCCCGCGGTGATGCCGGCGCGACAGGAAAGGGGCCGCGACGATGA
- the nirK gene encoding nitrite reductase, copper-containing: MARNILARLVATSAVLLLGSCSQDRPAPGGTAGTSASATAPAPEVPVTTPVKAELTFAPDVPKATGRRGPAKVTIELEVKEVTMPIADGVQYTFWTFGGRVPGKFMRVREGDTVEFHLQNHESSKMPHNIDLHAVTGPGGGATSTFTAPGHQTQFTFKALNPGLYVYHCATAPVGMHVANGMYGLIYVEPKEPLPPVDREYYVMQGDFYTVGKYREKGLQPFDMQKAIEENATYVVFNGSEGSLVGDKAMKAKVGEKIRLFIGNGGPNLSSSFHVIGEIFDKVYMEGGMKVQEQVQTTMVPAGGSTIVEFTVEVPGTYIVVDHALFRAFNKGAIAMLKVEGPERKDIYSGQEVDSVYLSDKAQGSSGALVTAAAQLEKGALSKDAQIQAGKQLYLGTCSTCHQPEGQGLASAFPPLAKSDYLMADKKRSVEALLNGLKGKVTVNGKEYDSVMPPMSHIADDDLANILTFVRNSWGNTGDPVSPKEVADVRAATKRPPGAGH, from the coding sequence ATGGCTCGAAACATCCTCGCGCGTCTCGTCGCAACGAGCGCCGTTCTGCTCCTTGGGTCTTGCTCGCAGGACCGGCCCGCGCCCGGCGGGACCGCTGGCACTAGCGCTTCGGCTACGGCCCCGGCACCCGAGGTGCCCGTCACCACGCCCGTTAAGGCCGAACTCACCTTCGCCCCCGACGTGCCAAAGGCGACAGGGAGAAGGGGGCCGGCGAAGGTCACCATCGAACTCGAGGTGAAAGAGGTGACCATGCCGATCGCCGACGGCGTCCAGTACACGTTCTGGACCTTCGGCGGCCGCGTGCCGGGGAAGTTCATGCGTGTTCGCGAGGGGGACACCGTGGAGTTCCACCTGCAGAACCACGAGAGCAGCAAGATGCCTCACAACATCGACCTGCACGCCGTCACAGGACCCGGCGGCGGCGCCACGAGCACCTTCACGGCGCCGGGGCACCAGACGCAGTTCACGTTCAAGGCGCTGAACCCGGGCCTCTACGTCTACCACTGCGCCACGGCCCCCGTGGGCATGCACGTTGCCAACGGCATGTACGGTCTCATCTATGTGGAGCCGAAGGAGCCGTTGCCGCCCGTCGACCGCGAGTACTACGTGATGCAAGGTGACTTCTATACCGTCGGTAAATACCGTGAGAAGGGCCTCCAGCCTTTCGACATGCAGAAGGCCATCGAAGAGAACGCGACGTACGTCGTCTTCAACGGCTCCGAGGGCTCGCTCGTGGGCGACAAGGCCATGAAGGCCAAGGTCGGCGAGAAGATCCGCCTGTTCATCGGCAATGGCGGGCCCAACCTCTCGTCGAGCTTCCACGTCATCGGTGAGATCTTCGACAAGGTCTACATGGAAGGCGGCATGAAGGTGCAGGAGCAGGTCCAGACCACGATGGTTCCGGCCGGTGGTTCCACGATCGTGGAGTTCACCGTCGAAGTGCCGGGCACGTACATCGTGGTGGACCACGCGCTCTTCCGTGCGTTCAACAAGGGCGCTATCGCCATGCTCAAGGTCGAGGGACCCGAGCGAAAGGACATCTACTCGGGGCAGGAGGTCGACTCGGTGTACCTGAGCGACAAGGCGCAGGGATCGTCCGGCGCGCTCGTGACGGCCGCGGCCCAGCTCGAGAAGGGAGCGCTGTCGAAGGACGCGCAGATTCAGGCGGGTAAGCAGCTCTACCTCGGCACCTGCTCCACGTGCCATCAGCCCGAGGGCCAGGGGCTCGCGAGCGCGTTCCCGCCACTCGCGAAGTCCGACTATCTGATGGCCGACAAGAAGAGGAGCGTCGAGGCGCTGCTCAATGGCCTCAAGGGCAAGGTGACGGTCAACGGCAAAGAGTACGACTCCGTGATGCCGCCCATGAGTCATATCGCGGACGACGACCTCGCCAACATCCTCACCTTCGTGCGCAACTCCTGGGGCAATACCGGCGACCCCGTTTCTCCAAAAGAGGTTGCCGACGTCCGCGCGGCGACCAAGCGGCCGCCGGGTGCCGGCCACTGA